One genomic region from Leptospira tipperaryensis encodes:
- a CDS encoding slr1659 superfamily regulator, translating to MEISKEDYSVETEKNRGRIKISGTLRLLNVEEYEPIIALIETILEESGRGKAIIDIKNLDFLNSAGIASISRFVAGYDKKNINNIEIKGNKERYWQIKFLENLKKLRAEIKTSLE from the coding sequence ATGGAAATATCAAAAGAAGATTATTCCGTCGAAACGGAAAAAAATCGCGGAAGAATAAAAATCTCGGGAACGTTGCGCTTACTGAATGTAGAAGAGTATGAACCCATCATCGCCCTCATTGAAACAATACTCGAAGAGTCCGGTCGCGGTAAAGCTATCATCGATATAAAAAATTTAGATTTTTTAAATAGCGCTGGAATCGCGAGCATTTCAAGATTTGTGGCCGGGTATGATAAAAAGAATATCAACAATATTGAAATCAAGGGTAACAAAGAACGTTACTGGCAGATAAAATTCTTAGAAAATTTAAAAAAACTGCGCGCGGAAATTAAGACGAGTTTGGAATAA
- a CDS encoding slr1658 superfamily regulator produces MSYPAKYGHYNLIPDSLPSESEFSLKLRPMDLRVQWKRCSLTADYISNFCSFPEKLDPDSSNTISIVLNELIENAAKFSKERKGEILLELKYYSEILKIEIKNSTDEISKNKLENSISALINRNSDEIYLNKLKESSAKELNSGIGLLLLSKDFPVRLGFLINEVAFGIYDVIVRAYLDLNEVERSKRKALGS; encoded by the coding sequence ATGAGTTATCCAGCGAAATACGGTCATTACAACCTCATACCGGATTCTCTTCCATCGGAGAGCGAGTTCTCTCTCAAGCTAAGACCGATGGATCTCAGGGTTCAGTGGAAACGTTGTTCCTTAACGGCCGATTATATCTCTAATTTTTGTTCCTTTCCCGAAAAACTGGATCCTGATTCTTCCAATACAATCTCCATCGTGTTAAACGAACTCATAGAGAACGCGGCGAAATTTTCCAAGGAAAGAAAAGGAGAAATTCTTTTAGAACTGAAATACTATTCTGAAATTCTAAAAATTGAAATCAAGAATTCAACGGATGAAATTTCAAAGAATAAACTGGAGAATTCAATCTCCGCTCTGATCAATCGGAATTCAGATGAAATTTACTTAAACAAACTAAAAGAATCTTCCGCGAAAGAATTGAATTCCGGAATCGGACTTTTGCTCTTATCCAAGGATTTCCCAGTACGACTCGGCTTCCTAATCAACGAAGTTGCTTTCGGAATCTATGACGTTATCGTTAGAGCCTATTTGGATCTCAACGAAGTGGAAAGAAGCAAACGAAAAGCGCTCGGTTCTTAA
- a CDS encoding WbuC family cupin fold metalloprotein, whose protein sequence is MQEILALPVNPILLSTVNPDSISSKPPKQLITDSLFQEVLEKAGTSARGRANHNFHELSEVYQRFLNVLTKDTYVQAHRHKSPPKPETFLVIKGSLGFILFNDDGSVMETHRLSSEGPTYGIDVTPGVYHTLVCLSDNAICFEGKSGPYNPTTDKDFASWAPAESDSDKQKYLEQLRKLF, encoded by the coding sequence ATGCAGGAAATACTTGCACTGCCTGTAAATCCTATCTTATTGAGTACTGTGAATCCAGACTCGATCTCCTCCAAACCGCCTAAACAATTAATAACAGATTCTCTTTTTCAAGAGGTGTTGGAAAAAGCCGGCACCTCTGCTCGCGGAAGAGCCAATCACAATTTCCACGAACTCTCAGAAGTTTACCAAAGATTCCTCAACGTCCTCACAAAGGATACTTACGTTCAAGCCCATAGGCATAAATCTCCGCCCAAACCGGAAACTTTTCTTGTTATAAAAGGAAGTCTTGGCTTTATTCTTTTCAACGATGACGGGTCGGTAATGGAAACACACCGACTCAGTTCGGAAGGACCGACTTATGGAATCGATGTGACTCCAGGGGTGTATCATACTCTCGTTTGTCTTTCGGACAACGCAATTTGTTTCGAAGGGAAATCCGGTCCTTACAATCCTACGACCGATAAGGACTTTGCTTCTTGGGCTCCCGCCGAAAGCGATTCCGACAAACAAAAATATTTGGAACAGTTGCGAAAACTTTTTTAG
- a CDS encoding helix-turn-helix domain-containing protein, producing MDRQKLTKVKSSQKEKDLRTYTLPELGTSNWDDLLYEPLENLIPKNLSYPHRHDFYEILIVRSGTGKIRIDSREYSLSENMMFFLTPYQAHRSEWSSKAQGSVLMFKESFLLADSNSKGPWEYPFFHSIESTPALDFSKIPSILNVLLLFEEEWSRKENSNRNILRNYSEILMILAERSYEELPGGISSKTGSLVRKFLKLVGESPNASKSVRNYASKLLVTPGHLNDTVKKETNRTASDFLKERINLEAKRLLEHTDASVAEISIKLGFNDHSYFIRFFKKENGITPSEYRISRIRK from the coding sequence ATGGACCGGCAGAAGCTTACAAAGGTAAAAAGTTCTCAGAAAGAGAAAGATCTCAGGACTTACACTTTACCGGAGTTAGGGACGAGCAATTGGGACGATCTCCTCTACGAACCTCTGGAGAATCTGATTCCAAAAAATCTAAGCTATCCGCACAGACATGACTTCTACGAAATTTTGATCGTTCGATCCGGAACGGGAAAGATTCGGATCGACTCCAGAGAATATTCTTTGTCCGAGAATATGATGTTTTTTCTAACTCCTTATCAAGCGCATCGATCCGAGTGGAGTTCCAAAGCCCAGGGTTCGGTATTGATGTTTAAAGAATCCTTTCTTCTCGCGGATTCGAATTCGAAAGGCCCATGGGAATATCCTTTTTTTCATTCTATAGAATCGACACCTGCATTAGATTTTTCTAAAATACCTTCGATCTTGAACGTTCTCTTACTCTTCGAAGAAGAATGGTCTCGCAAAGAAAATTCTAATCGAAATATTCTTAGAAATTATTCCGAAATTTTGATGATTCTCGCAGAACGTTCTTACGAAGAATTACCGGGAGGAATTTCTTCTAAGACCGGTTCTCTCGTCCGAAAGTTTTTAAAGTTGGTTGGAGAATCTCCGAACGCTTCCAAATCCGTAAGAAACTATGCTTCTAAACTTTTAGTAACCCCGGGACATCTGAATGATACGGTAAAAAAAGAAACCAATCGTACGGCTTCGGATTTTTTAAAGGAAAGAATTAATCTCGAAGCAAAAAGACTTCTTGAACATACTGATGCAAGTGTTGCAGAGATCTCTATCAAACTCGGGTTTAACGATCATTCTTATTTTATAAGATTTTTTAAAAAAGAAAACGGAATCACACCTTCCGAATATCGTATTTCAAGAATCCGCAAATAG
- a CDS encoding DoxX family protein: MENLEQSFAMLVLRLALGFNILIHGLVRITSVGAFREFLIKDFENTPLPTWSVAAFGTVLPFLETVIGALLVLGLFSKWALLSGGLLMIALISGKCLQSDWHTVGVQMIYVFFYFFLLKDLGFDQFNLDTWLGRIGK; the protein is encoded by the coding sequence ATGGAAAACTTAGAGCAATCGTTTGCAATGCTGGTGTTACGTCTTGCGTTGGGATTTAATATTTTGATTCACGGGCTTGTTCGTATTACGTCTGTAGGAGCTTTCAGAGAGTTTTTAATCAAAGATTTTGAAAATACTCCGCTTCCAACCTGGTCGGTTGCGGCCTTTGGAACCGTCCTTCCTTTTTTAGAAACCGTAATCGGAGCGTTATTAGTACTAGGGTTATTTTCGAAATGGGCTTTGCTTTCCGGCGGATTGCTCATGATCGCGTTGATCTCCGGAAAGTGTCTTCAATCCGATTGGCATACCGTCGGAGTTCAGATGATTTACGTTTTCTTTTATTTCTTTCTGCTAAAGGATTTAGGATTCGATCAGTTCAATTTGGATACCTGGCTCGGTAGAATCGGGAAGTGA